One Desulfobulbus propionicus DSM 2032 DNA segment encodes these proteins:
- a CDS encoding ABC transporter permease subunit translates to MKTESRFRLLLIGSTYTWMVVLALIPYLILLGASFLERGEGTLVVSGWSTVNYRHLLSPAVFGMALDSLALAAVAALLCLLAGYPFAYILAQAPTRAQPLLLLLVMIPFWTNSLIRTYALVMMLKADGFVNTLLRAAGLIEAPLQLMYTPIAVFIGLVYTLLPFMILPLYAALKAVDPQLLEAGRDLGAGRVQNFFRITMPLTMPGIVAGTMLVFLPALGMFYISDILGGARTMLLGNYIRDQFLVFRDIPMGSAASVTMTVAMGLMLALHYLANRRSGREMMR, encoded by the coding sequence ATGAAGACTGAATCCCGCTTCCGTCTGCTGCTGATCGGCTCAACCTACACCTGGATGGTGGTGCTGGCCCTGATTCCCTATCTGATCCTGCTGGGCGCCAGTTTTCTCGAACGCGGCGAGGGTACCCTGGTGGTTTCTGGGTGGTCGACCGTTAACTATCGGCATTTGCTGTCGCCGGCGGTATTCGGCATGGCGCTTGATTCCCTCGCACTGGCGGCGGTGGCCGCCCTGCTCTGTTTGCTGGCAGGCTATCCCTTTGCCTACATCCTCGCCCAGGCTCCGACCAGGGCCCAGCCGTTGCTGCTCTTGCTGGTGATGATTCCCTTCTGGACCAACTCCCTGATCCGCACCTATGCCCTGGTGATGATGCTCAAGGCCGATGGTTTCGTCAACACCCTGTTGCGGGCCGCAGGCCTGATCGAGGCGCCCCTGCAGCTGATGTATACCCCTATCGCCGTTTTCATCGGTCTGGTCTACACCCTGTTGCCGTTCATGATTTTGCCGCTCTATGCGGCACTCAAGGCGGTGGACCCGCAGCTGCTGGAGGCGGGACGCGATTTGGGGGCCGGCCGGGTGCAGAATTTTTTTCGCATCACCATGCCCCTGACCATGCCGGGCATCGTGGCCGGCACCATGCTGGTTTTTCTGCCGGCCTTGGGGATGTTCTATATCTCCGACATCCTCGGCGGCGCCCGCACCATGCTGCTGGGCAACTACATCCGCGACCAATTCCTGGTTTTCCGCGATATCCCCATGGGCTCGGCGGCCAGCGTCACCATGACCGTGGCCATGGGCCTGATGCTGGCGCTTCACTATCTGGCCAACCGTCGTTCCGGCCGGGAGATGATGCGGTGA
- the potA gene encoding spermidine/putrescine ABC transporter ATP-binding protein PotA: MNKAVVELIGVDKDYGGHRALANISLTVADGEFLSLLGPSGCGKTTLLRLIGGFEDCTRGQLLLDGRIMDRVPPEKRAVNTVFQNYALFPHMTVFDNIAFGLRMAKKGTDDIRQAVHQALELVELAGMAHRKPAELSGGQQQRVAIARAIVNKPRVLLLDEPLSALDHRLRKQMQKELKQLQRTLGITFLLVTHDQDEAFAMSDRVVVMQQGRIEQIGTPMEIYEEPVNLYVARFVGDINVLDGVIREQTGSTTFIALVEGAVVRLRSNRALNLGQSIHVLLRPEDFRLELEQDIAQSRDLSAKFQQARLKGTVRRIFYHGATYDVEVSLESGTRVQVTEFFDDDSDNLYFKPGDSVALGWHEGWEVVLPHED, from the coding sequence TTGAACAAAGCGGTTGTCGAACTGATCGGGGTGGATAAGGACTATGGCGGCCATCGGGCCCTCGCCAACATATCCCTCACGGTGGCCGATGGGGAGTTTCTTTCCCTACTCGGCCCCTCGGGCTGCGGCAAGACCACCCTGCTCCGGCTGATCGGCGGCTTTGAAGACTGTACCCGCGGTCAGCTGTTGCTCGATGGTCGGATCATGGACCGGGTGCCGCCGGAAAAACGGGCGGTGAACACCGTGTTTCAGAATTATGCCCTGTTTCCCCACATGACGGTGTTCGACAACATCGCCTTTGGTCTGCGCATGGCCAAGAAGGGCACGGACGATATCAGGCAGGCCGTGCATCAGGCCCTGGAATTGGTTGAGCTTGCCGGGATGGCCCACCGCAAACCCGCTGAACTCTCCGGCGGCCAGCAGCAGCGGGTGGCCATTGCCCGGGCCATTGTCAACAAACCTCGGGTCCTGCTGCTCGACGAGCCGCTTTCCGCCCTCGACCACCGTCTGCGCAAGCAGATGCAAAAGGAGCTCAAGCAGCTGCAGCGTACCCTGGGCATCACCTTTCTCCTCGTGACCCACGACCAGGACGAGGCGTTCGCCATGTCCGACCGGGTGGTGGTCATGCAGCAGGGCCGGATCGAGCAGATCGGCACCCCGATGGAGATCTACGAAGAACCGGTCAACCTCTACGTGGCCCGCTTTGTCGGCGATATCAACGTGCTCGACGGTGTCATCCGCGAGCAGACCGGGTCAACCACCTTCATCGCCTTGGTGGAGGGGGCGGTCGTCCGTCTCAGGAGCAATCGCGCCCTCAACCTCGGTCAGTCGATCCATGTGCTGCTGCGGCCCGAGGATTTCCGCCTCGAACTGGAACAGGACATCGCCCAGTCCCGGGATCTCTCCGCCAAATTCCAGCAGGCGCGGCTCAAGGGCACGGTACGGCGCATCTTCTATCACGGCGCCACCTATGACGTGGAAGTCAGCCTCGAGAGCGGCACCCGGGTGCAGGTCACCGAATTTTTCGATGACGACAGCGACAACCTCTATTTCAAACCTGGTGATTCGGTGGCGCTCGGCTGGCATGAGGGGTGGGAGGTGGTGCTGCCGCATGAAGACTGA
- the potC gene encoding spermidine/putrescine ABC transporter permease PotC: MNRWLKYLYAGGVYAFLYLPLVIVAVFSFNSSKYSLAWKGFTLDWYGKLWQNTGLTSAAVNSLLIAAGAATLATLLGTVAAFILHQYRFPGRRLLFGGLFVMMMSPDIVIAISLLLLFLALSLPLGLPTLLVAHTVLCVPFVATTVFSRFHGFQTDIVDAARDLGAGEYHVFRHIVLPLAAPAVVGGWLLSFTLSLDDVIISFFTTGPDFEVLPLRIYSMVRLGIKPDVNALCVVMMAITITALVLSRKLLKEKQ; the protein is encoded by the coding sequence GTGAACCGCTGGCTCAAGTACCTTTATGCGGGCGGGGTTTATGCCTTTCTCTACCTGCCGCTGGTGATCGTGGCGGTCTTCTCCTTCAACAGCTCCAAGTATTCCCTGGCCTGGAAGGGGTTCACCCTCGATTGGTACGGCAAGCTGTGGCAGAACACCGGGCTGACGAGCGCGGCGGTCAACTCCCTGCTCATTGCCGCCGGTGCCGCCACCCTGGCCACCCTGCTCGGCACGGTGGCCGCCTTCATCCTGCACCAGTACAGATTTCCCGGCCGCCGCTTGTTGTTTGGCGGGCTGTTCGTGATGATGATGTCGCCCGATATTGTGATCGCCATCTCATTGCTGCTGCTCTTTCTCGCCTTGTCCCTGCCCCTGGGCCTGCCCACCCTTCTGGTCGCCCACACGGTATTGTGCGTGCCCTTTGTCGCCACCACCGTGTTTTCCCGTTTCCACGGCTTTCAGACCGATATCGTCGATGCCGCCAGGGATCTGGGGGCTGGCGAGTACCACGTCTTTCGCCACATCGTCCTCCCCCTGGCCGCTCCGGCGGTGGTCGGCGGCTGGCTGCTCAGCTTTACCCTGTCGCTGGACGACGTGATCATCAGCTTCTTCACCACCGGGCCGGACTTCGAGGTGCTGCCATTGCGCATCTATTCCATGGTCCGCCTGGGCATCAAACCCGATGTCAATGCACTGTGCGTGGTGATGATGGCCATCACCATCACCGCGCTCGTCCTTTCCAGAAAACTGCTCAAGGAGAAACAATGA
- a CDS encoding arginase family protein produces the protein MNFLNLSSKKVAYNQAKAVILPIPHGGSSKNIPLDKGPEAILLASQMLSAYDVETNTDLDELQLHTLEPLLCPDDPQAVVEEVANQSNPHFKKNKLVAAIGGSHLISEGLVNAALGQDNNLSVIHLGAHPHLLDSVADAPDVMARIKEKCPVSHIGIRSMAKAEKNKVHIDNLVFARDIYNNGLNAAADAIDVLGETVYLAINLDVLDPACMPAVTKPEPGGLDWYSLNNLIRMIAREKSIIGFDVTGLVPQKNGLHAHLLAAKLVYKTLICCLKNSR, from the coding sequence ATGAATTTCTTGAATCTTTCATCGAAAAAGGTTGCCTACAATCAAGCCAAGGCCGTCATCCTACCCATTCCCCACGGTGGTTCGAGCAAGAATATCCCCTTGGATAAAGGTCCCGAGGCCATTTTGCTTGCCTCGCAGATGCTTTCCGCCTATGACGTCGAAACCAATACCGATCTTGATGAACTGCAGCTGCATACCCTGGAACCGTTGCTCTGCCCTGACGACCCGCAGGCCGTGGTGGAGGAGGTGGCCAATCAGAGCAACCCGCACTTCAAGAAAAACAAGCTGGTCGCGGCCATCGGCGGCAGCCACCTGATCAGCGAAGGCCTGGTCAATGCGGCCCTGGGCCAGGACAACAACCTCAGTGTCATTCATCTCGGGGCCCATCCCCACCTGCTCGATTCCGTTGCCGATGCGCCCGATGTGATGGCACGGATCAAGGAAAAGTGCCCCGTTTCCCATATCGGCATCCGCAGCATGGCCAAGGCCGAGAAGAACAAAGTGCATATCGATAACCTGGTGTTTGCCCGGGATATCTACAACAACGGCCTGAACGCCGCGGCGGACGCCATCGATGTCCTTGGTGAAACCGTCTACCTGGCCATCAACCTCGACGTCCTCGATCCGGCCTGCATGCCTGCGGTGACCAAACCGGAACCCGGCGGGCTTGACTGGTATAGCCTCAACAACCTGATCCGCATGATTGCCCGGGAAAAATCGATTATCGGATTCGATGTCACCGGGCTGGTGCCGCAGAAAAACGGCCTCCATGCCCACCTCCTGGCCGCCAAGCTGGTATATAAAACGCTGATCTGCTGTCTGAAAAACAGCCGCTGA